A portion of the Sphingobacterium spiritivorum genome contains these proteins:
- a CDS encoding CDP-alcohol phosphatidyltransferase family protein: MDTKKENIWNVPNALSIYRILALPFIIYAMRVGDKPLFITLLSVNLITDILDGLIARLFHLQTELGARLDSLADIGTYIMAFAGMIMLEKSFVMEHRIEFSLLIGMWLLPQLVSLIRFRRFPSFHLWSYKVTGYVQGVFIFTFFIFGVSTIYFYIMLVISLLAYMEELLLVSVLPELRSNVKSSLFVWNKSKK, encoded by the coding sequence ATGGACACTAAAAAAGAAAACATATGGAATGTGCCCAATGCCTTATCCATATACCGTATACTGGCTTTGCCTTTTATTATCTATGCAATGCGTGTGGGAGACAAACCGCTTTTTATCACACTTCTGTCTGTCAATCTGATAACGGATATCCTGGATGGGCTTATTGCCCGTTTATTTCACTTACAAACGGAATTGGGTGCAAGACTCGACTCTCTGGCTGATATCGGCACCTACATTATGGCTTTTGCGGGAATGATAATGCTGGAGAAATCTTTTGTTATGGAGCATAGGATAGAATTCAGTCTGCTTATCGGGATGTGGCTGCTTCCTCAGTTAGTAAGTTTGATCCGTTTTCGCAGATTCCCGAGTTTTCACCTCTGGTCCTACAAAGTAACGGGATATGTGCAGGGTGTTTTTATATTCACATTTTTCATATTCGGAGTAAGTACGATTTACTTTTATATTATGCTGGTCATCAGCCTTCTGGCCTATATGGAAGAATTACTTTTAGTGTCTGTCTTGCCCGAACTCCGGTCGAATGTGAAAAGCAGTTTATTCGTGTGGAACAAATCAAAGAAATGA
- a CDS encoding phosphatidate cytidylyltransferase: protein MEQIKEMMFLNLIYIVILFFGIGALLTVILNKNSNPEQKRSRWIKYILYLLIVLITAVSIQTGMLIYLAAGLIFTGFIELLWVGCLSRRGVIFGVVSMLIYIGIAIGFYRFVISSTPEVLLYIYTIIFTFDGFSQLFGQLFGKSKILPNISPNKTAAGTVGGGITGYVTGLLITVHAGTFDGFNLILPLLICICAFAGDALASWYKRLCATKDYSRLIPGHGGILDRYDSFMFTGSVFGLVHVEQLIW, encoded by the coding sequence GTGGAACAAATCAAAGAAATGATGTTTTTGAACCTGATCTATATAGTTATTTTATTTTTCGGAATTGGCGCTTTGCTTACGGTAATTCTAAATAAAAACAGCAACCCGGAGCAGAAAAGATCCCGGTGGATTAAGTATATTCTTTATTTACTGATCGTCCTTATTACAGCGGTCAGTATTCAAACCGGAATGCTGATTTACCTGGCTGCCGGACTAATCTTTACGGGATTTATTGAGCTTCTTTGGGTAGGGTGCCTCTCCAGGCGGGGAGTAATTTTTGGTGTTGTGTCCATGCTTATTTATATCGGTATTGCTATTGGATTCTATCGGTTTGTTATCAGCAGTACTCCTGAAGTGTTGCTGTATATCTATACCATTATTTTTACGTTTGACGGCTTCTCGCAGCTCTTCGGGCAGTTGTTTGGTAAAAGTAAGATATTACCGAATATCAGCCCGAACAAAACTGCTGCGGGCACAGTTGGAGGAGGCATCACAGGCTATGTAACAGGTCTGCTTATTACTGTTCATGCCGGTACCTTTGATGGGTTTAACCTGATTTTACCGCTATTGATCTGCATCTGTGCATTTGCAGGAGATGCACTGGCGTCCTGGTATAAGAGACTTTGTGCAACGAAAGATTACAGCAGGCTGATTCCGGGACATGGAGGTATACTGGACCGGTATGACAGCTTTATGTTCACAGGATCGGTTTTTGGTTTAGTGCATGTAGAACAATTAATATGGTAA
- a CDS encoding YdeI/OmpD-associated family protein: MEEIRNGVKVIYAKSRAEWRQWLADNHQTAHAVWLVVFRKESAVKSVLYSEAVEEALCYGWIDSLKKKRDPDGCFQFFSKRKAQSNWSAVNKKKIALLMEQNLMTDAGLEVVDIARKNGMWDASDNAENLLVPPDLEHAFLINKEAYKNWESFSRTSKKEILKWIYDAKRPETRQKRIEETISLATENKRAK, encoded by the coding sequence ATGGAAGAAATCAGAAATGGAGTTAAGGTGATATATGCTAAATCGAGAGCGGAATGGCGCCAGTGGCTTGCGGATAATCACCAGACAGCTCATGCAGTGTGGCTGGTCGTTTTCAGGAAAGAGTCTGCTGTGAAAAGTGTGTTATACTCTGAAGCCGTGGAAGAAGCGCTTTGTTATGGCTGGATTGATAGTCTCAAGAAGAAGCGGGATCCGGATGGATGCTTTCAGTTTTTCTCCAAAAGAAAAGCACAAAGTAACTGGAGCGCTGTAAATAAGAAAAAAATTGCGCTTTTGATGGAGCAGAATCTGATGACGGATGCAGGTTTGGAAGTCGTGGATATAGCGAGGAAAAACGGAATGTGGGATGCATCTGATAATGCGGAGAATCTGTTGGTTCCTCCGGATTTAGAGCATGCTTTTCTTATAAATAAAGAAGCATATAAAAATTGGGAAAGCTTTTCGAGAACATCAAAAAAGGAAATTTTGAAATGGATTTATGATGCGAAAAGACCGGAAACCAGGCAAAAGCGAATTGAAGAAACAATCTCTTTAGCCACTGAAAATAAAAGAGCAAAATAG
- a CDS encoding TonB-dependent receptor gives MKSLHYRIPLVFMLSTSIFSVSFLQAQEKVTADSLKKINLPTAIVTGSKSSKGNVSELSRKDLDILQARTLGETLSRIPGVQNANFGPNSGAPMIRSLSGNRVKILTNGLSYNDLSGISPNLNSNVDMDNLLGIDVYKGSASVLYGGKAIGGAVDMHDNTIPVSLFTKPFGGRVTVEGGTNSGTRQAVDINGNLGKKWAWHFGGMNQHNNNLKIPGNTKAPIAYDPQIDHLTETMAQVHVDRETIRNLSLYPYLSQFVLDHLNDPKWGLSEADLYTFESHSVIGTERVLNPPNDKYIAGQDPETPLSTTVVHGISDYAPVTRGIMPNSHAESRAINIGTSYIQDRWRIGLGYRALEGYYGIPGFAMTSKPKHSHDVVVPMPDYAPINTRALAHSALFETAYRADSSIISAWKLNYMMQRSDDRELVGIYQVNKFNSTRHALRTDMEHQIKKFWKGTSGIDFSFLKIDGTGAQRYLPNNWSREVGAFTLQQFTFQPVLLNVGYRHDWVVRRAEHDAGYKTSRGMAGGKLSDRNFDLNHFSADLRWNILKTAFLKLSYNHAERAPDVNELYAGNDHFAIMIEENGDDRLPKEVAKTYEFGAGWQAYGFQVSATYYETTFDNYLYLAHTGISRSGGFLVKEWRASDTKISGWEAELSYKASWTKDRTWEISSFFDLVKNENTADDNMRKWAEGDYMPNLPTSRYGLAGSLQLDKIFFHVSFDRYLKQRYLGKNINPEPPMPAYSLLAGRVGYRLKFMGQTVECYAHGNNLLNIEARPQNSFLKYLAPLPGRNISLGVKVLL, from the coding sequence ATGAAATCGCTTCACTATCGCATTCCGTTAGTATTTATGCTATCTACAAGTATATTTTCAGTTTCCTTTCTTCAGGCGCAGGAAAAAGTCACTGCTGATAGTCTGAAAAAGATCAATCTACCCACAGCTATTGTAACAGGCAGTAAATCCTCAAAGGGAAATGTGTCTGAGCTGAGTCGCAAAGACCTCGATATATTGCAGGCAAGGACGTTGGGCGAGACCTTGAGCCGTATTCCTGGAGTACAGAATGCCAACTTCGGACCCAATTCTGGAGCACCAATGATCAGAAGTCTGAGTGGAAACCGTGTCAAAATCCTTACAAACGGATTATCTTACAATGATCTGTCTGGTATAAGTCCCAATCTGAACAGCAATGTTGATATGGATAATTTACTGGGAATTGATGTGTATAAGGGGAGTGCGAGCGTGCTCTATGGAGGTAAGGCAATTGGAGGAGCTGTGGATATGCACGATAACACAATTCCGGTGTCATTATTTACAAAACCTTTTGGAGGGCGGGTCACGGTAGAAGGTGGTACGAATAGCGGAACCAGACAGGCCGTCGATATCAATGGTAATCTCGGAAAAAAATGGGCCTGGCATTTCGGGGGAATGAATCAGCATAATAATAATCTTAAAATCCCGGGAAATACCAAAGCTCCGATAGCGTATGATCCCCAGATTGACCACCTGACCGAAACAATGGCACAGGTTCATGTGGATAGAGAGACGATTCGTAACCTGAGCCTGTATCCTTACCTAAGCCAGTTTGTACTGGATCATTTGAATGATCCCAAATGGGGTCTTTCCGAAGCAGATCTTTATACTTTTGAATCCCATTCTGTTATCGGTACTGAGCGTGTGCTCAATCCTCCCAATGACAAATATATCGCGGGACAAGACCCCGAAACACCTCTTTCGACTACTGTAGTACATGGAATTTCGGATTATGCACCCGTGACCAGAGGGATCATGCCCAACAGCCATGCGGAGAGCCGGGCGATAAATATCGGAACGAGTTATATTCAGGATCGGTGGCGGATAGGCTTAGGCTACCGTGCATTGGAGGGATATTATGGAATTCCGGGATTTGCGATGACAAGTAAACCTAAGCATTCACATGATGTGGTGGTGCCAATGCCGGACTACGCACCGATCAATACAAGAGCTCTGGCTCACAGTGCACTTTTTGAAACAGCTTATCGTGCTGATTCTTCCATTATATCCGCCTGGAAACTCAATTATATGATGCAGCGATCTGATGACAGAGAATTGGTGGGAATATACCAGGTCAATAAATTCAACAGTACCAGACACGCCCTCCGAACAGATATGGAACATCAGATTAAAAAATTCTGGAAAGGAACCAGTGGAATAGATTTTTCCTTTTTAAAAATTGATGGAACGGGAGCACAAAGATATTTACCCAATAATTGGAGCCGGGAGGTCGGGGCATTTACCTTACAGCAATTTACTTTCCAACCCGTACTGCTGAATGTCGGTTACAGACATGATTGGGTCGTACGGCGGGCAGAACATGATGCCGGATATAAAACGAGTCGCGGGATGGCAGGAGGAAAGCTTTCCGACCGGAATTTTGATCTGAATCATTTTTCTGCTGATCTGCGCTGGAATATTTTGAAAACAGCTTTTCTTAAGTTATCCTACAATCATGCTGAACGCGCTCCCGATGTAAACGAACTATACGCCGGTAATGATCATTTCGCAATTATGATTGAAGAAAACGGAGATGACAGATTACCAAAAGAGGTTGCTAAAACCTATGAATTCGGAGCCGGTTGGCAGGCGTACGGTTTTCAGGTGAGTGCAACATATTATGAAACAACGTTTGACAATTACCTTTATCTGGCACATACCGGAATATCCAGATCCGGAGGTTTTTTGGTCAAGGAATGGAGAGCTTCCGATACGAAAATTTCAGGTTGGGAAGCTGAACTAAGCTACAAAGCTTCCTGGACTAAGGACAGAACGTGGGAGATATCCTCTTTCTTTGATCTGGTCAAAAATGAAAACACAGCAGATGATAATATGCGTAAATGGGCGGAAGGAGATTATATGCCAAACCTTCCTACCAGCCGATACGGCCTTGCAGGATCGCTGCAGTTAGATAAGATCTTTTTTCATGTATCCTTTGACCGCTATCTGAAACAACGTTATTTAGGGAAAAATATAAATCCGGAGCCTCCAATGCCAGCTTATTCTCTGCTTGCGGGACGGGTCGGATATAGATTGAAGTTTATGGGACAGACAGTAGAATGCTATGCGCATGGTAATAATCTGCTGAACATAGAAGCCAGACCACAAAATTCCTTTTTGAAATATCTTGCACCTCTTCCCGGCCGGAATATCTCTTTGGGTGTCAAAGTGCTTCTGTAA
- the yiaA gene encoding inner membrane protein YiaA, which yields MGLWRAEMLLNEKGYYFTVLMFGLFAVISVQKSVRDRLENIPVTDIYYGLSWFSTILAIVLLTIGLWNATLLPSEKGFYAFSFLLALFGAIAVQKNTRDSQQLAKKQDNQEPNF from the coding sequence ATCGGACTATGGAGAGCGGAGATGCTGTTAAACGAAAAGGGCTATTATTTCACTGTTCTAATGTTTGGCCTTTTTGCTGTTATATCCGTTCAGAAGAGTGTCCGCGACAGACTGGAAAATATTCCGGTTACAGATATCTATTATGGACTTAGCTGGTTTTCGACGATTCTGGCCATTGTATTACTGACCATAGGACTCTGGAATGCAACCCTGCTTCCGAGTGAAAAGGGATTTTATGCCTTCTCCTTTTTACTGGCGTTGTTTGGTGCTATTGCTGTACAAAAAAATACAAGAGACAGTCAGCAACTGGCGAAGAAACAGGATAATCAGGAACCAAATTTCTAA
- a CDS encoding phosphatidate cytidylyltransferase, with translation MDPGICNVLILSGLFLSLFAVAELLYHCVKVRVEFTRKIVHTGTGLLALLFPMMLDNHWWVLALCTTFTILLICSERFLLLRSIHAIERRSVGSLAYPVAVYGCYLSYTILNNQLIYYYLPILILALSDPLAALSGKRWPLGAYQIWGAHKTIVGSLFFFVSAYLIMLVSCLIFRYTLQGQELLVLALLSVITALTEALSRDGYDNVTIPFTVSAGFYIFDTLII, from the coding sequence ATGGATCCAGGAATATGTAATGTGCTGATACTGTCCGGACTTTTTTTATCGCTGTTTGCTGTTGCAGAACTGTTATATCACTGCGTTAAAGTAAGGGTCGAGTTTACACGCAAAATTGTACATACAGGTACAGGCTTATTAGCATTGCTTTTTCCAATGATGCTGGATAATCATTGGTGGGTTTTAGCCCTATGTACTACATTTACAATTCTGTTAATCTGCTCTGAACGTTTCCTGTTACTCCGATCGATTCATGCTATTGAGCGCAGATCTGTTGGCAGTCTGGCTTATCCGGTAGCCGTATACGGTTGCTATCTGAGCTATACTATCCTGAATAATCAGCTGATATACTATTATCTTCCCATTCTCATATTAGCCCTTAGTGATCCGCTTGCCGCATTGAGCGGAAAGAGATGGCCTTTGGGGGCATATCAGATCTGGGGAGCACATAAAACGATTGTCGGCTCGCTTTTCTTTTTTGTCAGCGCCTATTTGATTATGTTGGTTTCCTGCCTTATATTCCGGTATACCTTGCAGGGACAGGAACTGTTGGTATTAGCACTACTATCTGTTATCACAGCACTCACGGAGGCATTGAGCCGTGACGGGTATGATAATGTAACGATACCGTTTACCGTATCTGCCGGGTTTTACATCTTTGATACGCTGATAATTTAA
- a CDS encoding glycoside hydrolase family 2 protein produces MKKGILLILMGWLAIAQVFAQKEWKIVPGKITTEWATKVNASSPHAEYPRPQLTRNNNWKNLNGLWRYTILPDAADPQIPESFDGDILVPFAVESALSGVGRSVGKDSVLWYYREIEIPSSLRKGKVLLHFGAVDWATQVYVNGTKVGTHEGGYDSFSFDISSALNKGTKQKIAVRVWDPTDEGPQPAGKQVNKPESIWYTPVTGIWQTVWVEAVPETYILSTRQTPDIDKSQLQLTVETSNLQTGDQIKVTALDGSVKVTEQLLTDGATTLSIPNAKLWSPKNPFLYDLKITILRKGKVIDEVGSYFGMRKISMAKDQNGIQRMMLNNEFVFQYGPLDQGWWPDGLYTAPTDEALVFDILKTREMGFNMIRKHIKVEPARWYYHCDKLGMLVWQDMPSGDRGDNNWSQHLRVKMPVGEKVDADHDLIAQAPDLKFDKVRSAESEGIFRKEWKAIMDKFHNYPSIVVWVPFNEAWGQFKTKDIVEWTMKYDTSRLVNAASGGNFFVGLSPILDLHYYTGPAMPDPAVYGSKQILVLGEFGGLGLPVKDHVWLDKGNWGYKSYDDKEKLLSEYAKLIGRLPELIRAGLSAAVYTQTTDVEIETNGLMTYDRKVIKIPVDELKKIHSKLYNN; encoded by the coding sequence ATGAAAAAAGGAATATTGCTGATACTGATGGGGTGGCTGGCTATTGCTCAGGTCTTTGCTCAGAAGGAATGGAAAATAGTGCCCGGAAAAATTACCACAGAATGGGCTACAAAAGTAAATGCATCTTCTCCCCATGCCGAGTATCCACGACCGCAATTAACACGTAATAATAATTGGAAAAATCTTAATGGCCTGTGGCGATACACTATTTTGCCTGATGCTGCTGATCCGCAGATTCCGGAATCTTTTGACGGGGATATTCTAGTTCCTTTTGCAGTAGAATCCGCTTTGAGCGGAGTGGGCAGATCTGTGGGAAAAGACAGTGTATTATGGTACTACCGGGAAATTGAAATCCCTTCCTCGCTGCGAAAAGGGAAGGTATTGTTACATTTTGGAGCGGTAGATTGGGCAACACAGGTCTATGTAAACGGGACAAAAGTCGGAACACATGAAGGAGGGTATGATTCCTTTTCGTTTGATATCAGTTCAGCACTGAATAAAGGCACAAAACAAAAGATTGCTGTTCGGGTTTGGGATCCGACAGACGAAGGGCCACAGCCTGCTGGTAAACAGGTCAACAAACCGGAGTCTATCTGGTATACACCAGTCACAGGGATCTGGCAGACCGTATGGGTAGAGGCTGTTCCTGAAACGTATATCTTGTCAACCCGTCAAACGCCTGATATTGATAAGTCGCAGCTACAGTTGACAGTAGAGACAAGTAATCTTCAGACGGGTGATCAGATAAAAGTAACAGCATTGGACGGATCAGTAAAGGTTACAGAGCAGTTGCTGACCGACGGAGCGACGACTTTGTCCATTCCAAATGCAAAACTATGGTCTCCTAAAAATCCGTTTTTATATGATCTGAAAATAACGATACTACGCAAAGGAAAAGTGATAGATGAAGTAGGAAGCTACTTTGGAATGCGGAAAATATCTATGGCCAAAGATCAGAATGGCATACAGCGTATGATGCTCAATAATGAGTTTGTATTCCAATACGGACCATTGGATCAGGGCTGGTGGCCGGATGGATTATATACTGCTCCAACAGATGAGGCACTTGTATTTGATATTCTGAAAACCAGAGAAATGGGATTTAATATGATCCGTAAACATATTAAGGTAGAACCCGCAAGATGGTATTATCACTGTGATAAGCTGGGGATGCTGGTATGGCAGGATATGCCTAGCGGAGACAGGGGGGATAACAACTGGTCTCAGCACCTTCGGGTCAAAATGCCTGTGGGAGAGAAAGTCGATGCGGATCACGATCTGATAGCGCAGGCACCAGATCTTAAATTTGATAAGGTGCGTTCTGCAGAATCAGAAGGGATATTCCGTAAAGAGTGGAAAGCGATCATGGATAAATTCCATAATTATCCGTCTATCGTTGTCTGGGTTCCGTTTAATGAAGCCTGGGGACAATTCAAAACGAAAGATATTGTAGAATGGACAATGAAATATGATACGAGCAGGCTGGTCAATGCTGCGAGCGGAGGTAATTTTTTCGTGGGATTGAGTCCAATACTTGACCTGCATTATTATACAGGACCTGCCATGCCGGATCCGGCTGTATATGGCAGCAAACAAATTCTGGTATTGGGCGAGTTCGGAGGATTGGGACTTCCGGTCAAAGACCATGTGTGGCTGGATAAAGGCAATTGGGGATATAAGTCTTATGATGATAAAGAGAAACTGTTATCCGAGTATGCTAAGCTTATAGGGCGCCTTCCTGAATTGATCCGGGCCGGTCTTTCGGCAGCAGTATATACGCAGACTACAGATGTAGAGATTGAGACTAATGGTCTTATGACCTATGACAGAAAAGTAATAAAAATTCCGGTAGATGAATTAAAGAAGATTCACAGCAAACTTTACAATAATTAA
- a CDS encoding aldose epimerase family protein, with protein MKITITLFVLTIGTLLSCQSSTDKSSKQQVNLQDSAYQAFILTNNKGMTARFCENGARIMSLQVPDKNGNPVDVVIGFEDPADYDTATEPYFGATIGRYGNRINKGKFSLEGKDYQLTINNGLNTLHGGKTGFQYKKWNLKKVGDSTLVCTLVSPDQDNGFPGNLTVKVIYTITANNELTMEYEATTDKTTVVNLTNHAFFNLNGSGSILNHTLQIDADQYTPVDSSLIPTGELADVGETAFDFRMEKKIGSDIDKKNEQLSFGKGYDHNFVLNKKSTGPVATVKSTDSGIQMQIYTSEPGLQFYSGNFMQEKNTLRNGKDVYRSAFCLETQHFPDSPNHANFPSTVLRPDEVYHTKSTYAFSTVK; from the coding sequence ATGAAAATCACCATCACATTGTTTGTACTTACTATCGGAACTTTGTTAAGTTGTCAATCCTCCACAGATAAAAGCTCAAAACAGCAGGTTAATTTGCAGGATTCAGCATATCAGGCATTTATCCTTACTAATAATAAAGGGATGACGGCTCGATTCTGTGAAAACGGAGCCAGAATTATGAGTCTGCAGGTACCGGATAAAAATGGAAATCCTGTCGATGTCGTTATTGGATTCGAAGACCCTGCAGATTATGATACCGCTACCGAACCTTACTTCGGAGCGACAATAGGCCGGTATGGAAACCGGATTAATAAAGGTAAATTTTCACTTGAGGGTAAAGACTACCAATTGACGATCAATAATGGTCTGAATACATTGCACGGAGGTAAAACAGGATTTCAGTATAAAAAATGGAACCTCAAAAAAGTGGGAGACAGCACACTTGTCTGTACACTGGTTTCTCCGGATCAGGATAATGGCTTTCCGGGAAATCTGACAGTAAAAGTAATATATACCATTACAGCCAATAATGAGCTGACAATGGAATATGAAGCAACAACAGATAAAACAACCGTTGTGAATCTCACCAATCATGCTTTCTTCAATCTGAATGGATCCGGGAGCATTCTGAACCATACCCTTCAGATAGATGCGGATCAATATACACCTGTTGACAGTTCATTAATTCCTACAGGAGAGCTCGCCGATGTGGGAGAAACAGCTTTTGATTTCAGGATGGAGAAAAAAATAGGATCTGACATAGACAAAAAAAATGAACAGTTGAGCTTCGGCAAAGGGTATGACCATAACTTCGTTCTTAATAAGAAATCTACGGGCCCGGTGGCAACCGTAAAAAGTACAGATTCGGGAATACAAATGCAAATCTATACCAGTGAACCCGGATTGCAGTTTTATTCCGGTAATTTTATGCAGGAAAAAAACACACTCAGAAACGGTAAAGATGTTTACAGATCCGCATTTTGTTTAGAAACGCAGCATTTTCCGGATAGTCCCAACCATGCTAACTTTCCTTCAACTGTGCTTCGGCCGGATGAGGTATACCATACAAAATCTACCTATGCTTTTTCAACCGTTAAATAA